In Fusobacterium massiliense, a single window of DNA contains:
- the pip gene encoding prolyl aminopeptidase: protein MKEYNFYPPIEPFKSYLLPVGDIHKIYVEECGNPNGEPIIFLHGGPGSGVGKKARRFFDPEYYHIILFDQRACGRSIPFVETKENNIFYSMEDIESIRKHIGIDKINIFAGSFGTTLALTYAINYPQNVKKMILQGIFLAREKDLDWYFKDGLSEIYPDEFKMLKDYIKKEEQDDLLKAYHRIFTSDDKIKIEEAAKIWSEFQLRIMESENKMSLDREVYPADISLSILETHYFYNKMFWNDENYILNRVDKIKDIPIKIAHGRFDVNTRVGAAYELANKLNNCEFKIVENTGHSPFTEKMSKVLLKFLEDIKEENNGK, encoded by the coding sequence ATGAAAGAATATAATTTTTATCCTCCGATAGAGCCTTTTAAAAGTTATTTATTACCTGTTGGAGATATTCATAAAATATATGTTGAAGAATGTGGAAATCCAAATGGAGAGCCAATAATATTTTTACATGGTGGACCAGGCTCTGGGGTTGGGAAAAAAGCTAGAAGATTTTTTGATCCTGAATATTATCATATTATACTTTTTGATCAAAGAGCTTGTGGAAGAAGTATTCCTTTTGTTGAAACAAAAGAAAATAATATATTTTATTCTATGGAAGATATTGAAAGTATTAGGAAACATATAGGGATAGATAAAATTAATATATTTGCCGGAAGTTTTGGAACAACTCTTGCTTTAACTTATGCTATAAACTATCCTCAAAATGTAAAAAAAATGATATTGCAAGGAATATTTTTAGCTAGAGAAAAAGATTTAGATTGGTATTTTAAAGATGGTTTATCTGAAATATATCCAGATGAATTTAAAATGTTAAAAGACTATATAAAGAAAGAAGAGCAAGATGATTTGTTAAAAGCATATCATAGAATATTTACTTCAGATGACAAAATAAAAATAGAAGAAGCAGCAAAAATTTGGAGTGAATTTCAATTAAGAATTATGGAATCTGAAAATAAAATGTCATTGGATAGAGAAGTTTATCCTGCTGATATTTCTTTATCAATTTTAGAAACTCATTATTTTTACAATAAAATGTTCTGGAATGATGAGAACTATATTTTAAATAGAGTTGATAAAATAAAAGATATTCCAATAAAAATTGCTCATGGACGTTTTGATGTAAATACAAGAGTTGGAGCAGCCTATGAACTGGCAAATAAGTTAAATAATTGTGAATTTAAAATAGTTGAAAATACAGGACATTCACCATTTACTGAAAAAATGAGTAAGGTTCTTTTAAAATTCTTAGAAGATATAAAAGAGGAAAATAATGGAAAATAA
- a CDS encoding asparaginase — translation MENKVLIINTGGTIGMVGKPLRPATNWLEIAKEHPVLEKFPTDYYQFEHLIDSSDATPEFWIKLVEVIEENYDKYLGFVILHGTDTMAYTGSLLSFLLKNLAKPVVLTGAQTPMIFPRSDGLQNLINSIYIAGNKLYDIPVVPEVCICFRDCLLRANRSKKTDSNNYYGFSSPNYNPLAEIGADIKIIKDRILPIPTEKFYVEKIINPNVLLIELFPGLNPNYIRDFVINNPEIKALILKTYGSGNTPTSVEFIDMLKEISNKNIPILDITQCVSGSVKMPLYESTDKLVKLGIINGSDITSEAGITKMMYLLGKGYDIERIRKEFSVSISGEQFA, via the coding sequence ATGGAAAATAAAGTTTTAATTATAAATACAGGTGGAACTATTGGAATGGTAGGAAAACCTTTAAGACCTGCTACAAATTGGTTGGAAATAGCTAAGGAACATCCTGTACTGGAAAAATTTCCAACGGATTATTATCAATTTGAGCATTTGATAGATTCATCTGATGCTACTCCGGAATTTTGGATAAAATTAGTTGAAGTCATAGAAGAAAATTATGATAAATATTTAGGTTTCGTCATATTACATGGAACAGATACTATGGCTTATACAGGTTCTCTTTTATCATTTTTATTGAAAAATCTAGCTAAACCTGTTGTGCTTACAGGAGCTCAAACGCCTATGATTTTTCCAAGAAGTGATGGTTTACAAAATTTAATAAATTCTATTTATATTGCTGGTAATAAACTATATGATATTCCAGTTGTCCCTGAGGTTTGTATTTGTTTTAGAGATTGCTTATTAAGAGCAAACAGGAGTAAAAAAACAGATAGTAATAATTACTACGGTTTTTCTTCTCCGAATTATAATCCTTTAGCAGAAATTGGGGCAGATATTAAAATTATTAAAGATAGAATTTTACCAATACCAACAGAAAAATTTTATGTTGAAAAAATAATAAATCCTAATGTGTTGCTTATAGAATTGTTTCCTGGATTAAATCCAAATTACATAAGAGATTTTGTAATTAACAATCCTGAGATTAAAGCACTCATATTAAAAACTTATGGAAGTGGAAATACTCCAACTAGTGTTGAATTTATAGATATGTTAAAAGAAATTTCAAATAAAAATATACCAATACTAGACATAACACAATGTGTATCTGGGAGTGTAAAAATGCCACTTTATGAATCAACAGATAAACTTGTTAAATTAGGAATAATAAACGGAAGTGACATAACTTCAGAGGCTGGAATAACTAAAATGATGTATCTTTTAGGAAAAGGCTATGATATAGAAAGAATTAGAAAAGAATTTTCTGTTTCAATATCTGGAGAACAATTTGCTTAA
- the tenpIN gene encoding type III toxin-antitoxin system TenpIN family toxin, which yields MKFCFLTDEFFELYKDCKEIEKKNNRPYASVCLLKYETFYFAIPIRHNIKHQYAIFTNKEKSQGLDLSKTLIIKELKFIVQNKTAFISQEEYSQLIQKEKFIISKLESYIKKYIKALKHQEITKNYLLCSMSCLKYFHNELNIKY from the coding sequence ATGAAATTTTGTTTTTTAACTGATGAATTTTTTGAACTTTATAAAGATTGCAAAGAAATAGAAAAGAAAAATAATAGGCCTTATGCTTCTGTTTGTCTATTAAAATATGAAACTTTTTATTTTGCTATACCAATAAGACATAACATAAAACACCAATATGCTATTTTTACAAATAAAGAAAAATCACAAGGATTAGACTTATCTAAAACACTGATAATTAAAGAGTTGAAATTTATAGTACAAAATAAAACTGCTTTTATCTCTCAAGAAGAATATAGCCAACTAATTCAAAAAGAAAAATTTATAATTTCTAAACTTGAGTCATACATAAAAAAATATATAAAAGCACTAAAACATCAGGAAATTACAAAAAATTATTTATTGTGTTCAATGTCTTGTTTAAAGTATTTTCACAATGAATTAAATATTAAATATTAA
- a CDS encoding Crp/Fnr family transcriptional regulator, with protein MISKEDIKLLENIFPFWNDIKQNDRAKIILSSRILSLKKDSIFSTPSELNGLLFLKSGKIRFFLSSLEEREIPLYYLNISEMEFFDSSVNEPLSSIEFIAEKNSEILLIPFSVLSLFRLKYSFLENFLHELTKLKFSKSILAIQTILFVPLKNRIIDFLYSFDKVELSLTHEEIARNLGSSREVITRILKQLEKEKLLKVERKKIILKK; from the coding sequence ATGATAAGTAAGGAAGATATTAAATTATTAGAAAATATTTTCCCATTCTGGAATGATATAAAACAAAATGATAGAGCCAAAATAATTCTTTCCAGTAGAATTCTCTCATTAAAAAAAGATTCAATTTTTTCCACTCCTAGTGAATTAAATGGATTACTTTTTTTAAAGTCTGGAAAAATAAGGTTTTTTTTATCATCACTTGAAGAGAGAGAGATTCCACTATACTATTTAAATATTTCAGAAATGGAATTTTTTGATTCTTCAGTTAATGAGCCTCTTTCATCTATTGAATTTATAGCTGAAAAAAATAGTGAAATTTTATTAATTCCTTTTTCAGTACTTTCACTATTTAGATTAAAATATAGTTTTTTAGAAAATTTCTTACATGAGCTAACAAAATTAAAATTTTCAAAATCTATTTTAGCAATTCAGACTATTTTATTTGTTCCTTTAAAAAATAGGATAATAGATTTTTTATATTCTTTTGATAAAGTCGAACTTTCTCTAACTCATGAAGAAATAGCTAGAAATTTAGGCAGTTCCAGAGAAGTTATTACAAGAATTTTAAAACAGTTAGAAAAAGAAAAGTTATTAAAAGTTGAAAGAAAAAAAATAATTTTAAAAAAATAA
- a CDS encoding type 2 periplasmic-binding domain-containing protein produces the protein MKRKMIFIIAIFVFIVVGLLNSCRHKDKIVINVYAEDEIELLVEKYAKRYEKTFDKYKVEVNKLDNFKDYNIIITNEENKVKTLNKNVKTRVFFEDKLVIIGRKKINDLEELENFSLAMPELDTNIGKIGLSLLSDLKSQKKVLESTAYKDNVISSLQSVDLYEVDFALVTRSILYLAKNSSVCYTFSGDSRNKVLYKSYLVTRKSKDAKKFYQFLDDEIKEKNKKA, from the coding sequence ATGAAAAGAAAAATGATATTTATTATTGCAATATTTGTGTTTATTGTCGTTGGCCTTTTAAATTCTTGTCGACATAAAGATAAAATTGTTATTAATGTGTATGCTGAAGATGAAATAGAACTTTTGGTAGAAAAATATGCAAAAAGATATGAAAAAACTTTTGATAAATATAAGGTAGAAGTAAATAAATTAGATAACTTTAAAGATTATAATATTATTATTACTAATGAAGAGAATAAAGTAAAGACTTTAAATAAGAATGTAAAAACAAGAGTATTTTTTGAAGATAAACTTGTTATAATAGGAAGAAAGAAAATAAATGATTTAGAAGAATTAGAAAATTTTTCTTTAGCTATGCCAGAATTAGATACAAATATTGGTAAAATTGGATTATCACTCTTATCTGATTTGAAATCTCAAAAAAAGGTGTTAGAGAGTACAGCCTACAAAGATAATGTTATTAGCTCATTACAAAGTGTTGATTTATATGAAGTCGATTTTGCACTTGTGACTAGGTCAATTTTATATCTTGCAAAAAATTCTTCTGTATGTTATACATTTTCTGGAGATAGTAGAAATAAAGTTTTATATAAATCTTATTTAGTTACAAGAAAAAGTAAAGATGCAAAAAAGTTTTATCAATTTCTTGATGATGAAATAAAAGAAAAAAACAAAAAGGCATAA
- a CDS encoding gamma-glutamyl-gamma-aminobutyrate hydrolase family protein: MKRAIIGISGSMIFEEKNELFLGDKYSCVDHSFVDAVYKSGGVPIVLPILKDISTIREQVKLLDGLILSGGRDVDPFYYGEEPLEKLQAIFPERDVHELALIKFAVELNKPILGICRGQQILNVAFGGNLYQDISYMPGEHIKHNQIGCPYQPTHSIKIDKKSTLFKMADKLEVERVNSFHHQAIKKLADDFKVIATAPDGVIEAIEYSGKEDLFIMAVQFHPEMMYDKNVFARTIFKKFVDICIERKPTEVLLKEE, translated from the coding sequence ATGAAAAGAGCAATAATTGGTATTTCAGGAAGTATGATTTTTGAGGAGAAAAATGAACTGTTCTTAGGAGATAAATATTCTTGTGTTGATCATTCTTTTGTTGATGCTGTTTATAAATCTGGAGGAGTTCCTATTGTTTTACCTATTCTTAAAGATATATCTACCATAAGAGAACAAGTAAAATTACTAGATGGTCTTATTCTTTCAGGTGGTAGAGATGTAGATCCTTTTTACTATGGAGAAGAACCTTTAGAAAAATTACAAGCAATTTTTCCAGAAAGAGATGTTCATGAATTAGCTTTAATAAAATTTGCTGTTGAGTTAAATAAACCTATCTTAGGAATATGTCGTGGACAACAAATATTAAATGTGGCATTTGGAGGTAATCTATATCAAGATATTTCATATATGCCAGGAGAACATATAAAACACAATCAAATAGGTTGCCCTTATCAACCAACTCATTCAATAAAAATAGATAAAAAATCTACTCTATTTAAAATGGCTGATAAACTAGAAGTTGAAAGAGTAAATTCATTTCACCATCAAGCAATAAAAAAATTAGCTGATGATTTCAAAGTAATTGCTACTGCTCCTGATGGAGTTATTGAAGCAATAGAATATTCAGGTAAAGAAGATTTATTCATAATGGCTGTGCAATTTCATCCAGAAATGATGTATGATAAAAATGTTTTTGCAAGAACTATTTTTAAGAAGTTTGTAGATATTTGTATTGAAAGAAAACCAACTGAGGTTTTATTAAAAGAGGAATAA
- the gatC gene encoding Asp-tRNA(Asn)/Glu-tRNA(Gln) amidotransferase subunit GatC produces the protein MALTKEEVLKIAKLSKLSFKEEEIEKFQIELNDILGYVDMLNEVDTSQVEPLIYINDVVNNFRQIEEKESLPLEKVLANAPESAENAIVVPKVVGE, from the coding sequence ATGGCATTAACAAAAGAAGAAGTTTTAAAAATTGCAAAGTTATCAAAATTAAGTTTTAAAGAAGAAGAAATTGAAAAATTCCAGATAGAATTAAATGATATTCTAGGATACGTTGATATGTTAAATGAAGTAGATACTTCTCAAGTAGAGCCACTAATCTACATTAATGATGTTGTAAATAATTTTAGACAAATAGAAGAAAAAGAATCTTTACCATTAGAAAAAGTACTAGCTAATGCACCGGAAAGTGCTGAAAATGCAATAGTAGTTCCTAAAGTTGTTGGAGAATAG
- a CDS encoding murein L,D-transpeptidase catalytic domain family protein, which produces MKVKIIVFLSLIISSLSFSEEKINIEKKEEILKKAIDVNYSVVQKPVTEIVTDIMSLYNSLKIKDKLSYEIFKKAYLGYIQIPNKNPGILIIIDYSRPSNEERFFVINLDKKQLVYHTRVAHSKNSGLEIPLQFSDNPNSYESSLGFFITLGEYNGAYGHSLRLKGLEENINSNAEDRAIVIHGGEIVEDSYIKKYGFAGRSLGCPVLPNSITKEVIEYIRNGRVLFIYGEDDDYLEESTYLKKYIPILENENSINVPVKVEDVKIDINKEVSTINQNEIIKDKKDIKEETIISIDNSNKLENINTQDYKQETPKEIVLDEKTAREKVLEYENKIKSNEEKEEKIAEKKEVSNKKDNYRKALGLKIKK; this is translated from the coding sequence TTGAAAGTAAAAATAATAGTGTTTCTTTCTTTGATAATATCTAGTCTTAGTTTTTCAGAAGAAAAAATTAATATTGAGAAAAAAGAAGAAATTTTAAAAAAAGCAATAGATGTTAATTATAGTGTAGTGCAAAAACCGGTTACAGAAATTGTAACTGATATAATGAGTTTATACAACTCATTAAAAATAAAGGATAAGCTAAGCTATGAAATATTTAAAAAAGCTTATTTAGGATATATTCAGATACCTAATAAAAATCCAGGTATATTGATAATAATTGATTATTCACGTCCATCAAATGAGGAAAGATTTTTTGTTATAAATTTAGATAAAAAGCAACTTGTATATCATACTAGGGTTGCACATTCTAAAAATTCTGGATTGGAGATACCACTTCAATTTTCAGATAATCCAAACTCTTATGAAAGTTCACTTGGGTTTTTCATAACTTTAGGAGAATATAACGGAGCTTATGGACATTCTTTAAGGCTTAAGGGACTAGAAGAAAACATAAATTCAAATGCAGAAGATAGAGCAATAGTTATTCATGGTGGAGAGATAGTTGAAGATAGTTACATAAAAAAATATGGATTTGCCGGAAGAAGTTTAGGTTGTCCTGTTTTACCTAACTCGATTACCAAAGAAGTTATAGAATATATAAGAAATGGAAGAGTACTTTTTATATACGGAGAAGATGATGATTATTTAGAAGAAAGTACCTATTTAAAAAAATATATTCCAATTTTAGAAAATGAAAACAGTATAAATGTACCTGTTAAAGTTGAAGATGTTAAAATTGATATAAATAAAGAAGTTTCAACTATTAATCAAAATGAAATTATAAAAGATAAAAAGGATATTAAAGAAGAAACAATAATTTCTATTGATAATAGCAATAAATTGGAAAATATAAATACCCAAGATTATAAACAAGAAACTCCAAAAGAAATTGTATTAGATGAAAAAACGGCTAGAGAAAAAGTTTTAGAATATGAAAATAAAATAAAATCTAATGAAGAAAAAGAAGAAAAAATAGCAGAAAAAAAAGAAGTTTCTAATAAAAAAGATAATTATAGAAAAGCCTTAGGCTTGAAAATAAAGAAATAA
- a CDS encoding pseudouridine synthase has protein sequence MRINKFLSTLGIASRRSIDKYIEDGLIEVNGEKATPGMDVSEKDEIFIKGEKIKTKIETEKVYFMLHKPLEVLSSVSDDRGRKTVVDLIKTDKRIFPIGRLDYMTTGLIILTNDGDLFNRLVHPKSEIYKKYYVKIWGEMKKSEIEELKKGVLLDDGKTLPAKISGIKYDKNKTTMYISIREGRNRQVRRMIEKFGYRVLMLRREKIGELSLNDLPEGKYRELTIEEIEYLYSV, from the coding sequence ATGAGAATTAATAAATTTTTATCCACTTTAGGAATAGCCTCAAGAAGAAGTATAGATAAGTACATAGAAGATGGTTTGATAGAAGTAAATGGAGAAAAAGCTACACCGGGTATGGACGTATCTGAAAAAGATGAGATTTTTATTAAAGGGGAAAAAATAAAAACTAAAATCGAAACAGAAAAAGTTTATTTTATGTTGCACAAGCCATTAGAAGTTCTGTCTAGTGTTAGTGATGATAGGGGAAGGAAAACAGTTGTTGATTTAATAAAAACGGACAAAAGGATTTTTCCCATAGGTAGACTTGATTACATGACAACAGGTCTTATTATATTAACTAATGATGGAGATTTATTCAATAGATTAGTTCATCCTAAATCAGAAATTTATAAAAAATATTATGTGAAAATTTGGGGTGAAATGAAAAAATCTGAAATTGAAGAACTAAAAAAAGGAGTGTTGTTAGATGATGGTAAAACACTTCCAGCAAAAATTTCGGGGATAAAATATGATAAAAATAAGACTACTATGTATATTTCAATAAGAGAAGGTAGAAATAGACAGGTCAGAAGAATGATAGAAAAATTTGGATATAGAGTTCTTATGTTGAGAAGAGAAAAAATTGGAGAATTATCTTTAAATGATTTACCAGAAGGTAAATATAGAGAATTGACAATTGAAGAAATAGAGTATTTATATTCTGTGTAG
- the scpB gene encoding SMC-Scp complex subunit ScpB gives MSIKNELEAIIFLGGDENKIKDLAKFFKISVEDMLKIINELKDDRKDSGINIEVSADLVYLATNPLYGEVINNYFEQETKPKKLSSASIETLSIIAYKQPVTKSEIESIRGVSVDRIIATLEERNFVRNCGRQENGRRANLYEVTEKFLAYLGVKKITELPDYEELQEKIKRVGKSDNNEN, from the coding sequence ATGAGTATAAAAAATGAGCTAGAAGCTATAATATTTTTAGGTGGCGATGAAAATAAGATAAAAGATTTAGCTAAATTTTTTAAGATTTCTGTTGAAGATATGTTAAAAATTATTAATGAGCTGAAAGATGATAGAAAAGATAGCGGAATAAATATAGAAGTATCAGCTGATTTAGTTTATTTAGCAACCAATCCATTGTACGGAGAAGTTATAAATAATTATTTTGAACAGGAAACCAAACCTAAAAAATTATCTTCTGCTTCAATAGAAACTTTATCAATAATAGCATACAAACAGCCTGTTACTAAAAGTGAAATTGAAAGTATAAGGGGAGTTTCTGTTGACAGGATTATAGCTACTCTTGAAGAAAGAAATTTTGTTAGAAATTGTGGAAGACAGGAAAATGGAAGAAGAGCTAATTTATATGAAGTTACAGAAAAATTTTTAGCTTATTTGGGAGTTAAAAAAATAACTGAATTGCCTGATTACGAAGAGCTACAAGAAAAAATAAAAAGAGTAGGGAAGTCTGATAATAATGAGAATTAA
- the gatA gene encoding Asp-tRNA(Asn)/Glu-tRNA(Gln) amidotransferase subunit GatA codes for MENNIYELSARQLNEKFLAGELKAVDIVKSCYDRIEKVESKVNSFVSLRKDLAIEEAKKLDLKRENGEKLGSLAGVPIAIKDNILMEGQKASSCSKILENFTSIYDSTVVKKLKEQDAVIIGVTNMDEFAMGSTTKTSYYHKTFNPWDLERVPGGSSGGAAASVSAQEVPLALGSDTGGSIRQPASFCGIVGLKPTYGRVSRYGLMAFGSSFDQVGPLAKTVEDLAICMNVIAGEDDYDATVSKKEVPDYTKVLGQDIKGLRIGLPKEYFIKELNQEIKEVIDKSVEKLKELGAEIVEVSLPHTKYAVPTYYVLAPAEASSNLARFDGIRYGYRAKDYSNLEELYVKTRTEGFGAEVKRRIMMGTYVLSAGFYDAYFKKAQKVRTLIKDDFIKVFKDVDVILTPTAPTVAFKLTDVKTPIELYMEDIFTISANLAGIPGLSMPAGLVEGMPVGVQFMAKPFDEETLIKVADALERKIGRLTLPNLD; via the coding sequence ATGGAAAATAATATTTATGAATTATCAGCTAGACAGCTTAATGAAAAATTTTTAGCAGGTGAATTAAAGGCTGTTGATATTGTTAAATCTTGTTATGATAGAATAGAAAAAGTTGAAAGTAAAGTAAATAGTTTTGTTTCTCTGAGAAAAGATTTAGCAATTGAAGAAGCTAAAAAATTAGATTTAAAAAGAGAAAATGGAGAAAAATTAGGAAGTTTAGCAGGAGTTCCTATTGCCATAAAAGATAACATCTTAATGGAAGGACAAAAAGCAAGCTCATGCTCTAAAATTTTAGAAAATTTTACAAGTATATATGATTCTACTGTTGTAAAAAAATTGAAAGAACAAGATGCAGTAATTATTGGAGTAACTAACATGGATGAATTTGCTATGGGGTCTACAACAAAGACTTCATATTATCATAAAACTTTTAATCCATGGGATTTAGAAAGAGTACCAGGAGGAAGTAGTGGAGGAGCAGCAGCTTCAGTTTCTGCTCAAGAAGTTCCTTTAGCATTAGGTTCAGATACTGGAGGAAGTATAAGACAACCAGCTTCTTTTTGTGGAATAGTAGGATTAAAACCAACTTATGGAAGAGTTTCAAGATATGGACTTATGGCATTTGGTTCATCTTTTGACCAAGTAGGACCATTAGCAAAAACTGTTGAAGATCTTGCTATTTGTATGAATGTTATAGCTGGGGAAGATGATTATGATGCAACAGTTAGTAAAAAAGAAGTTCCTGATTATACAAAAGTTTTAGGACAAGATATAAAAGGACTTAGAATAGGCTTGCCTAAAGAATATTTTATAAAAGAATTAAATCAAGAAATAAAAGAAGTTATTGATAAGAGTGTTGAAAAATTAAAAGAGTTAGGAGCAGAAATTGTAGAAGTTTCATTACCGCATACAAAGTATGCCGTACCAACTTACTATGTTTTAGCACCAGCTGAAGCAAGTTCTAACTTAGCTAGATTTGATGGAATAAGATATGGATATAGAGCAAAAGATTATTCTAACTTAGAAGAGTTATATGTTAAAACAAGAACTGAAGGATTTGGAGCAGAAGTAAAAAGAAGAATAATGATGGGAACTTATGTTCTAAGTGCTGGTTTCTATGATGCTTATTTCAAAAAGGCTCAAAAAGTTAGAACACTTATAAAAGATGATTTTATAAAAGTATTTAAAGATGTTGATGTAATTCTAACTCCGACAGCACCAACTGTTGCATTTAAACTAACAGATGTAAAAACACCTATTGAATTATATATGGAAGACATATTTACAATATCAGCAAACTTAGCAGGTATACCTGGTTTATCTATGCCAGCAGGTCTTGTTGAAGGAATGCCGGTAGGAGTTCAATTTATGGCAAAGCCATTTGATGAAGAAACATTAATTAAAGTTGCTGATGCACTAGAAAGAAAAATCGGAAGATTAACTTTACCTAATTTAGATTAA
- the gatB gene encoding Asp-tRNA(Asn)/Glu-tRNA(Gln) amidotransferase subunit GatB, giving the protein MIKEWESVIGLEVHLQLKTGTKVWCGCKSDYDENGINAHTCPICLGHPGALPKLNKKVVDYALKAALALNCKINNESGFDRKNYFYPDAPKNYQITQFEKSYAEKGYIEFKLNSGREVKVGITKVQIEEDTAKAIHGKNESYLNFNRASIPLIEIISEPDMRNSEEAYEYLNTLKNIIKYTKVSDVSMEKGSLRCDANISVMEKGSKVFGTRVEVKNLNSFKAVARAIDYEIGRQIELIQNGGKVDQETRLWDEENQITRVMRSKEEAMDYRYFNEADLLKLVITDEEIENIKKDMPETRLAKIERFKKDYAIDEKEALILTEEAELSDYFEEVVKYSNNPRSSSNWILTEVLRVLKTKNISIEEFSLTSENLAKIIKLIDKNIISSKIAKEVFEIILEDNKDPEIVVKEKGLIQLSDTNEIENMVDEVLANNQKMVDDYHAADEGRKPRVLKGIVGQVMKLSKGKANPEIVNELLMKKLS; this is encoded by the coding sequence ATGATAAAAGAATGGGAGTCAGTTATAGGACTAGAAGTTCATTTACAATTAAAGACAGGAACTAAAGTATGGTGTGGTTGCAAATCTGACTACGATGAAAATGGAATAAATGCTCATACATGTCCAATATGTTTGGGGCACCCTGGAGCTCTTCCAAAATTAAATAAAAAAGTGGTAGATTATGCTTTGAAAGCTGCATTAGCTCTTAATTGTAAAATAAATAATGAAAGTGGATTTGATAGAAAAAACTATTTTTATCCAGATGCACCGAAGAATTATCAAATAACACAATTTGAAAAATCGTATGCTGAAAAAGGATATATAGAATTTAAATTAAACTCTGGTAGAGAAGTGAAGGTTGGAATTACTAAAGTTCAAATAGAAGAAGATACTGCAAAAGCTATCCATGGTAAAAATGAATCTTATTTAAATTTTAACAGAGCTTCAATACCTTTGATAGAAATTATTTCTGAACCAGATATGAGAAATTCAGAAGAAGCTTATGAATATTTAAACACACTAAAAAATATTATAAAATATACTAAAGTTAGTGATGTTTCTATGGAAAAAGGTTCTTTGAGATGTGATGCAAATATTTCTGTTATGGAAAAAGGCTCAAAAGTTTTTGGGACAAGAGTTGAAGTTAAAAACCTAAACTCTTTCAAAGCTGTTGCAAGAGCAATAGATTATGAAATTGGTAGACAAATTGAGCTTATTCAAAATGGTGGAAAAGTAGACCAAGAAACAAGACTTTGGGATGAAGAAAATCAAATAACAAGAGTTATGAGATCCAAAGAAGAAGCAATGGATTATAGATATTTCAATGAAGCAGATTTATTAAAACTTGTTATTACTGACGAAGAAATAGAAAATATTAAAAAAGATATGCCTGAAACAAGATTAGCAAAAATTGAAAGATTTAAAAAAGATTATGCAATAGATGAAAAGGAAGCACTTATTTTAACTGAAGAAGCAGAACTTTCAGATTATTTTGAAGAAGTAGTAAAATATTCTAATAATCCTAGATCTTCTTCGAATTGGATTTTGACAGAAGTTTTAAGAGTGTTGAAAACTAAAAATATTAGCATAGAAGAATTTTCTTTAACAAGTGAAAATCTTGCAAAAATAATTAAATTAATAGATAAAAATATTATCTCATCTAAGATTGCAAAAGAAGTTTTTGAAATAATTTTAGAAGACAATAAAGATCCTGAAATAGTTGTAAAAGAAAAAGGATTGATTCAATTATCAGATACAAATGAGATAGAAAATATGGTAGATGAAGTTTTAGCTAATAACCAAAAAATGGTTGATGATTATCATGCAGCTGATGAAGGAAGAAAACCTAGAGTTTTAAAAGGAATAGTTGGGCAAGTAATGAAATTATCTAAGGGAAAAGCAAATCCTGAAATAGTAAATGAGTTATTAATGAAAAAATTAAGTTAA